From the genome of Medicago truncatula cultivar Jemalong A17 chromosome 2, MtrunA17r5.0-ANR, whole genome shotgun sequence:
ATCTACTAGGACCTTCAGCAAATCGGGCTTGTAGGAAGAGGTCACAAAGTTGACCATTACTTCAGGCAGACCAGTCATTACATCCctagaacaaaaattaaatattaatattgataGAAAACAAGGTACCCTTCAAATGAAATCTTGTTATTTCACCCCTttaaatttgatgttttttcaGGTATTATTGCTCACATTACATATTTTACGAagttttgttgaaatttggaaTTGAACATTGTTGAAATCGTATTTATCTTATGATTTGATGACTTTATTGTTTATATTTCTATATGACATATCCTCCCCCACCTTTGCCCAAGTTCAAATAAACTCCATAACAATTTAAAATCAAGTTTGAGCTTTATCCGGTGTACGGAACCCCACATTGCATAGTGATATGGTTTGAGTTAGGCACTAGGCTCAACACAAATTCTAATTCTAAGTTAGAGAGTCTATCATATATATGCTGGGTCACCCGTTATTGAGTCACCTAGGTCACGCTCAAGATGTCTATTCCTGCCTGAGTCTGAGGTGTGTATTGAGTGTCGAACATTGGATAGTGATATGGTCTAAATACTGGTTATAAGTGATAGGCATTTCTCACCTTATAAGGtggttttttaagtttatttaggCCCAACCCATATTCTATGGTCCACGAATATAGATACAAGAACTATAATGTCCATGTCTACCCAAAAAGAGTAAGACAAGgaacaaaaaatataacttaaatACCTTCCACTTCTGAGCATCAAATGCTTAAGAAATCCTTTGTGTGAATGAACATTGTAGGGCGAGAAACCAAGTTGTGGATCTCTCCAGCATTCTTGGATAGCCGCAAGAACCTATTCAGATGTTCAAGACAAAACATGAGGAGAATGTAATAAACTCCCAGTTGtgaaaatgaaatcaaataagAGTAGGTTATTGTCGCTGTCACAGAAACATGCAACAGTTGAATCACAGAAAAATAACAACATCGCATACCTTATTAGCAGGATCAGTTTGCAGTAAGCACTTTtcaacatttataattttatcaaaaaaaccAGGAACATGCAATCCAAGTGAATAATTTTCACTCCCAGCATCAACATTTCTTTCGTGCAGCGACTCTTTAGGCAAccatttataaggaccaaatgAGAATTCCATCTAcacaagaaagaaaataaaacaccGTACAACTTAGTCATTAACCAAAAGATGCATCTGCGTCAGATATACAACttttgaaaatgacaaaaacaaaCTAACTAACCTTGTTTCTATAATGAAACTGGATATCACAAGGAACAATAGGTTTCATAATACCATGCAATTCCAATTCTTTTTGAGAAAACCTTCCAACATGTATGACTAAGTCACGGACCTGTTTGTATAAACAGTTTAATTAAAATGCTTATAACATTAGCagttatcatataagtgctaacgtttaaattatttatataacaaaagataaaataaagtcaaagtGGTTTTGTATAAACTATAAAATGTTATCATAAACTATCATGGAGAACTTATAGAAATAGGCtttatttggataaacaacttaatttgcagTCTATATAGCATAACTATGTATCATGTTAAGCGCTtctgtataagttatttctacaacaaaagataaaataaagttaaattatcttcgtataagctataagttgttttcataaactatcctgGACAGCTTAAGGAACTAACGAACGCATCATAACTTGTTTTCGTAAGTTCTTCCAAACAGTCTAACAAATACTTATCCAATAAATAAGGttaaataaatcaatccaatcATACtcataagctgaaaacagcagCTTATAGACATGTCATAAGCAATTTTATAAACTCTCTCATATAacctcacaagtgcttatgcccGTACTTAACCTCAAGTAAAACAACCCAAACAATCTCATAAGCTAAAAACAACAGCTTATATGGTCTATTTGGATTGGCTTTTTTGAGCTTATCCACTGTCATaaaacacttgtgagactgtttgggagaagtTACGAATACAACTTGTGACatgtttataagttgttttcagcttaattTCATAAGccctccaagatagcttatgtaAAGTTtgtaaacaacttatagcttatacaaaaacaatttaactttattttatcatttatgcAAAAAGTTGCAAAATAAACCaacccaaacagtctcacaagtgcttatatgagtagataagttcaaataaatgAATCCAAACACATCATAATTCACTGACCTGTTCTTCTTTGGCATTAACCTGAGCAAGATAAGCCAAATTCTGTGTCTTACAACCACCACAATGCGGAACATAAACACAAGGCGCATCAACAACATGAAAAGGAGGAGTTAAAGTCTCAACCTTGGTAGCTTCAGCGTAATTCCCCTTTTTACGAGTAATCCTCCCAATGAAGCGTTCACCGGGAAGAGCACGGTCACACATGACTACAAAACCGGTATCAGTAACTTTGCAAAGACCTTTGCCTTTGAAAGCGAGGGATTCGCAGAGTAGTTCAAGGGTTTGGCCGCGTTTAGGGAAATAGGAAGTGGAGGTGTTAGGGTTTGGAGTTTTGGGAATTGAGGTTGTGGTGGTTGGTTCTGGTTGTGATTCAGGGAGGGAGCATGAGAGAGTAGAGAGAGGAAAACGATAcggtgaagatgatgaagatgaagatggtgaAGGGAATTTGAATTTTCGGATGTGGAATGGAAGAGTGTTTGTTAGGTTTGAAATTGTTGTTGTCATTTTCGAATCAGAAGCTCTGTGTCGAGTGTTTCCTGGCGGCAAGGTGAAATGTGATGATAAGAATCCTAAATTgatgttttaattatatttgtctctaaacaattttcaaaaatctttttttgttaaaagacaATGGTGTGAATTCAAAACCAAAACTCGCATCAATAAAATTAGATGTGTAAAGAAAAATTCACAAAAGATACATAGAgtagagaaacaaacacaaggATTGTTCACTCAATTAAGTCCAATAATAATCTACGTCTAAATGAGGAAGATTTATCCACTTTACTATTTTATATAgatacatagagttcaaaaaaAGTCCAGtgaacatagctcagttggtagaacaatatattattatatgcaggggccggagttcgaaccccgaacaccccacttattcacgaATTCTAGACACTAGGCTACCTGAGCCTACACACAACCATCCATTCATGCACCAATAACCTCTCcccctttgttttattttaaagatgtgatttttttttattgttattagagatatagtaaattatagattaagaataagttttaCTTTACTATCAAAGTTTTATGTTCAaggtgtaattt
Proteins encoded in this window:
- the LOC11441984 gene encoding uncharacterized RNA methyltransferase PG_1095; this encodes MTTTISNLTNTLPFHIRKFKFPSPSSSSSSSPYRFPLSTLSCSLPESQPEPTTTTSIPKTPNPNTSTSYFPKRGQTLELLCESLAFKGKGLCKVTDTGFVVMCDRALPGERFIGRITRKKGNYAEATKVETLTPPFHVVDAPCVYVPHCGGCKTQNLAYLAQVNAKEEQVRDLVIHVGRFSQKELELHGIMKPIVPCDIQFHYRNKMEFSFGPYKWLPKESLHERNVDAGSENYSLGLHVPGFFDKIINVEKCLLQTDPANKVLAAIQECWRDPQLGFSPYNVHSHKGFLKHLMLRSGRDVMTGLPEVMVNFVTSSYKPDLLKVLVDKVSAFPEVVSIMNNVNTSVGNTSVGEEEYTLHGKSSITETLRGLTFQISANSFFQTNTHQAEVLYKLIEECAGIRGDGSEVVLDLFCGTGTIGLTLARSVKHVYGYEVVPQAIADARLNAKINGIQNATFIEGDLNKIDANFGKNFPKPDIVISDPNRPGMHMKLIKFLLNLRAPRIVYVSCNPATCARDLDYLCHGVAELNIEGCYKLISLQPVDMFPHTPHIECVCLLELC